tcactttattttgctatgtTGTCTGAAGTACACAATACTGCACTGCCTAAGATAACAAAACTgatgtttataaaacaaaaactctTCTCAACACACAGCAGCAATTACAGTTAGCTGACAGCAGATGGTGACCGTAGGACTGCACAGTATACTATAGCAAAAACGTACTGCAGTACCTCAAGatcataattttgaaaaatttcGGTACCGTTCCCAAACGGCGCAGTGTGACATGAAGCATAATGCAATGACATGagattcattaaatatatattttttagcatttacCAAATTTATGTGTGAGGGAAGTTGCTACAcgtattataaatatttgttataatatttatcaattaacatatgaattattaaagacgctatatgtaagaattttcatatatttatttaattattgccaatgtgtgaacaacTTGTAACGAAATTTAAAATCGAGACCTTCCCCGACTTCCTAGGTTGACAATGAAaacctgtagactgatttttatatgAAGGACCCAGGACGCTTTTGCCAGGAAATTCAAAAGGACGTGACGTTTACGCGCGCTCCGGAGAGCCCCTCTTCCATTCAATGACAGATGAAATGAATGCTTTCTGTATAATGTCAATGTATCATGCAATGAAAAGGGATTCATTTAAACTGTAGTCTCACATAGTCAGATCTATATAGTCTATGGTCTCAAATACACTTTATAATCATAactgtgtaattttatttagctCATCTGTTCACATgttgctatgatcagatgctttattaactgctgttttctcaccactgtcatttttgttgtgtttttattttgctattgagaggaaagcatggagcacatatttatcgACGGCATCTGGATGTTCATTAAAAGTATATCGCTGCAAAGGGAACTTCTTTTTACTTCCAAGCGAAGAACAAATCACACTCAGTCTCTagtaagttgctggctgcagttcacttaacgccCACTGGTGTTGCTAATAACAATTCTACATAAAGcccctttaaataatataaatacatttttttgtttagtaaatatataaaataattctacatatagcccctttaaataatataaataaaaaattatataaaaattatttgtttagtaaatatataaaattatttagtatatatataaatattacataaatattttaatttaatcattaattacaaattaattgCTAAACCCAACAAATACAAATCATCTTACAAATTACTTTATGTTTCTCCTTAAACAGAACTGCATGCTAATCACCtagataataataaattaataatgaataactGACACTGAATTATGTATCGACAGCACTAGTGTAATTTCATCAGTGTTGACACAAGCTTCCAGTACTGGTATCGATCCAATCTTGTGTCAGCATCACCCAGATAACCTCATTAGCAGAACTACACACACTTCTCTATCTACACTGGACAATGAGTAATATACACAATAAAGAACCTCATTTGTATATTAAAACAGGATGCAGAGGGTTTTTTCATAGCCTGTGGTGTAAAAAGTGAGCTCACAAAGATAATGAGATGCTCAGGGGGAGGGGGTGTGGTCAAAGAGCTAATGAGATGCACAGGGGGTGTGGCATGCAGCAGGTCATGTACCTTGAAGAACGCTGCTTCAGGCCCACACTTGTCATAAACACTCCTGGATTTGCCAATGGCCATTATGACACCCTGCATGTTTGGGGTCATCATTGCCTGCCCAAGGAGGGAAGGATATTACTACACCGGCCACACCTCCAAAACTCTCATTGGGCAGTCCGCATGCCAATCACACCACAGCTCAGCCACCAGCGAACGAACTTGAGCCAACCCATTAAAGTAAACAAATTAGCTTGGTACAGAAAAGCTAATTCGATATCATGCCCACAGCACTTGAGGATGATTAAACATACAAAACAGGAGCATCATGCAGGTTAGTGTGTCTTTTGCTTCTTTAAATCAGCTACGAACACCATAGTCAGCTGTGCAGACgttaaattaaagtgaaaataaacagcacaatGATCTGAAGCTTGTGCTACATGCTTCACGAAGGACAAAAATCAAGCAAAATGGAAGGATATTTCCTATTCTGTAACATTTTACAGGGGCCTACATTAGTGGTTTGGCAGTCCTGTGGGAGTAAACTGCAAATAATGATAATCTGAAATGGGTTTGGCAAGCCAGAGCACGTTGTGAAAGGGATGCTGGGATTTTTAGGGCTGCACTCTCATGACCAAACGCCTCCAAGAACTCTACCTCATCATCATAACCTCCCTCCTTCGACTGAATGACGAAGGTTCCTACATTAGGAATGGCCACCTCCACCACCCGCTGAGGTGCGGGCGGAGAGGCGGAGTCGTCCTGCTCAGGGTCAGGTGGAGGGcaagggtcagaggtcacctcGCTGTCGGGATGAGATGACTGAGACtaaaaaagacagagagaggggaaaaaagcttGCCGCAAAAGAAAGTGGACCAGAAGAACTGACAGACCATGTACTTGTGAGTAAACTAATCATCTTTCttggtgtgtatatatatatatatatatataaaaaaaatataatattttatttcagtgagAACATGATTGATACAAACTGCCCTGGTTTGAATCAGATTTGTTACTTAAAAGCTAAAGTGTGATGTTTATACGCCACTAGCATAGATTGTAAAAAAGATGTACAACGCGTCTCCACTCCCTTTCACTGTAGAAAAATTAAGCCAAAATATCCCAGAAATGGTCCTTGCCGATTACGTCATTTAGAGCCAGAATGTGCACAGTAGTGATCCTGAGGTGGAGCAACGGTATCAAGGTCCCACCCCCACTCCCACTCCCGCAGACTCAATCGcaagcacagctgtcaatcatgacattacaccccatttttatagcatcaaataactaaaaccaaacttactgGAAAAACGAACACTTGAACATACATCAGCGTGATAAGTACCACCTAAAAGGACAGAAGCCATCTCTggggaaaaaatatttgaagtgtaattggattttttaGTTTGGCTCACGTcccatggagagggcggggtttatgacctatactaaatgatttggcttcacttttcaggacttgtgtggCACACCAAAGACgattcactcctattagttatgaatgggagaaactgcaacgcgcaatatggcggaatatgtCACGTCTTCTAAGAAAAAGAGCCagtcgctgattgataaagtcattgtgtcACTGCAACTGCCGTTAGAGGCTctggttcccatagaaacctgagacttgcGCATAGGACTGCACATGCTCATTGGCTCATCTAGccgaaaaaaaacttttttaacgctaattgagcataagaaacaacatttatgagatggttcatgtttttgttgctgatttgaaatatgttatttaattgtgagtttgccaagcagtttttgagatttcaggattcccccattcaaatagataggacttggtcttggatgcctgaaaCAGCTGTCCGGAACcgttatataaatatacaaatatggccgccgagtgaacagactttccttgaaagggactttgggcACACTTAGCCACTAGTGTCACCAAACTGAATTTTGattatgtttgtgattggcCGAGCAAACAAATAGCTCCACCCAAACAACTTTTTCAGggaaatcatttaaatttaatcatttagcagatgcttttatccaaagcaacttacaactgaggagaacaatagaagcaatAATAAAAGTACCActgtgtctcatttcaaagGCTGTGCCCTCCGGAGGTCGCGTTTGTCAGCCAAATATGTCTTTTGGGCTGCCTCGATtcagaaaagtaaccattacatttcaaagaaagaaattacagaaatttaCACCTCATGAAGAATAACAATCCATTTTATAAAGCTTAATTTATCTGAAATGAGACATGCTCTGACATATGTGGACAACACATGCGACCTTCGGAGTGTACAACCTTTAAATATATAACTGTGCATATTAAACTTGGATAGGAAAGTACTTAAGcgtagaaaaaaaatacacattcagATGGATGAAGCTAAGCGTGAATGCAACACAACATGGATATAAAGAGctttttttggatatttgaaTGATCAGAACCAAATACCCAAAGTCCAATGTGTTCATAAGACAgatgaaaaaagcacaaatagtATGAGATGAAAACTAACACATTTCACATCTTGGAAACTAATCCCACACAAATAAGACCTACTGCCATGACTTCACATTTGTAGACATGAAAGTTTGCCCTCCATCCAACTAGAAAAGAGCACTTTCTAAACACACCCTTTGGTCTCCAGAACCATCTGAAGGACCCAGATCTGGTTcatcatgtgtttgtgtatgtcttACTGTGTTGAGCAGGGCCTCTGGACTCTTCTCATCATGCTCAGCTGCGGCTTTGCTGATGGCTCTCTCCGTGTCCTCCTGCAGGTGTTTGGAGTCTCCGGTGGGCGACTGCTGCTCCATGTACTCTGGGTCATGCTGGGGGGCTGTTGAGAGAGCAGAAAATGAGTTTCCTTGAATTAAGGACAGTTGTCTCAGACGGTATGTCCACAGACTAGGCTCACCAGTATTGTCTGGAGGGCAGGGTTCAGTGCTCATGGGCTGGGCGGCCACACTGGCGGCAGCAGCAGCCAGAGCCAGTTTCTCCTGCTGGAGTTTGCGGGCCTGTAGAGCATCCCACTCTTCCATCTCCTTCTGAAAGAGCTTGTTATCTGCCTCCACATACTCCTTTAGATCAGGAGGGAGTTTGTCCAAGCCGCTGAGCATCTGCCCCGTCTCTTTATCGAACTCCTCTGAGATATACATAAGCAGACAGTCAGCATTTCACACACATCCATCTATTTAAATGAGAACATATCTTACCTGCGGTTTTATTCATATAAAGCCAATTACAAGTACGACAGACTATTTGAAACTGATATCTACACATTAAAGACttttctaaatttaaaaaaaaaaatctatttaaaaaaaatcttttctttctttgaaaACACCCTAAGCAGGATGTTTTGTCACATTTAGCAAACTTTTAGAGACAATTTTGTACTCAAAATACAGCTAAATAAACCAACTATAGAGAACTTGGAGTGCCACTTAAAAATAAGGAtcaatttattcattaaaaaataaaaatgcaagtaaataaatgtaactgaaaatgtaaatactTCTCAAACTGGcaatgtgataaaaaaaaaaaaattaataaatcactTTCCAAATTAacgaaaataaaaacatatttaaaatggtttaattcatgtttaaaatgttagttGTAACAATAATATGGtacataaattaaacattttgtgGTTTAATTTGCACAATGCAAGCCAACTGCTTATGTTAATGCGACTgtcaaatgatttttaattaatgCCATAATAAAGACCAGTTTATTAGCAAATagataaatatatgtataaatagttttaaaaaaaaatgtaatttaaacagtaattcaataaacacttttaaatgcatatatatatatatatatatggcaattttaaatttatttatttactgtatatttcaCTTCTGAAATAAACTGATAATTGattcctttattttattttttaatttaaatattaactaaataatgagttaaataaacatttatttatttatttatttgccatttttgccaaaagtatttatttttgtatttttttaattaattaattgataaattgATAATTGATTcctttattttactttgaaatggcAAATATAAGCTTTTTAGCTTTTACTATTTGGCACAACTGTGTTGACTCATAGGAGAATCAAAAATTAGCATATGCAGATGAGGTTACCTTCAATAAGGAAGGGTTTTTTATCATCAATGTACATGAGGCAGTATGCGCTGGCATTGCGGTATCCACCGAACGAGTCTCGCACCAGCTCCTCCCAGGATGACTTTGTCACTGAAATGTCATTGTACTTCATCCATTGTCGGTGATGTGGGTCGTAGATGTATGCCCAGTAGTGACCTGCGTTAGCCTGACCCTCGTGGACCAAAACAGCATGCAGCCGGTACGGCACCTAAAACACAGCATCAAGTACAAGATGAACTCATTCTGGGGTCATTTCTGAGATGGAGAGAAAACTATCGGAGATCTCAAAAAGCTTCTTACCTGCATCATGGACTTGTCAGAATACATAAGCTCGATGGTTCTGTGGATTCTGGATATACTGGCCTGCAGATCTGACACAGATCAAGCAGAAACATGTAAATTTACAAAGCCCAAAGCAACAGGAAACCGAAATCAGGTTGTATGCAGTTTGAGCACATGTTTGCATGCACGGGCGCTTGTACCTCTGGTGTCGTTCTCCACCTCGCTCCTCCAGCGGTGCAGACAGCCCTCCAGTACCCGCAGCTCCTCCTCTGTGATGTGTCGTGGGGCAGGGTGCATGGGTAGATCCGGCGGCACACGAGACTGAGTGAATGGTTTATGGATCGAAACcctttgctgctgctgttgttgctgctgctgggCCTGCATACCAGAGCAGGAGCCCTCGGGTGAGACAGATGCATCCGGCTGATCCCCTGTGCTGAAGTCCAAGCAGAAAACACTTTAATATCTCAGAACTATTCTTAAAAAATTTTCCCTCTTGGAATAGTTGAATAAAAACTTGCCTTGCTGGAGGTGGCAGCTGTGCAGTCATGCCACCAGGTGGTGCTGTTGTATCAATGTCTTCCACAGGCGACGTGCACACAGGCTTGCTGGACGCAAATTCCATGGCATACTGGAGAACATCGGCCAGAGGAAACCGCTTGGGCCCTGAGCCATAGCTCAGATACCTGGCACAGAGAAGGTTTTGGGAAAAACGGATCTCAAATAAGAAAAAGTGTTGTTTAAAACTTAAGCATGTGACTTTCATCTTTCCATTAACAGTTTCTTTCTTGCTGAAAGCTGAGATTTTCCTGCTATGTAAGTTAACAGCAGGTTATCTCTAGATTTGAGCAGAGGTTAAATAGAGTTAACAAACCTCTCAAGTCGCTGCTGGAGTACGGTCAGGTGCTCCTTTAGTCTTCTGATCTCCTCTCGTTTTATCCGTGTGATATCTCTGTTCCTGTCCATGTACCTGAAATCAATCGCATATCACACAGTTTCACTGAAAACTAGAAGTAATTTGTGTTGCTTGTATGGAATCCTTATTTGATTTGGCATCAAGAAACAACTTAATCAAAAGGaaacgaaacaaaacaaaatgaaacaaacataacaaaactaaataaaaaaaaataaaaaaaagaaacccaaagcaaaccaaaacacaaaatacaacaaatacaagAAAGAACTAATtcagtatgaaataaatgcaaaaaataactaGTAATCAAATATTacaatgatgtcattgatattgttttgattttgaCTGGTGAACAATGCAGGTCAATGTTAGATTTTTCcccattttacaaaatatttcaagaaaaaaaaaaacaggctatatttaaaagatgtttaaataaaactaaaatctcttaaaaacaatattatgaAATTAGATAAAGTTTGTcaaaacaaactttgatgttggcatGAGAAAGCCTGACCTGAgagtttgaagtagttttaaaaatTGCAAGTTTGAAGGATTTTAGTTTGAAGTAGTCTGGAAAAAAGTAAATAGCACTAACCTGTCCATGTACAGCATGGAGGGAAACTCCAACTTGTTGTGAATCTTTTCAGGCCGACCTAAGGCTTGATTAAACTCAAACCTCGACAGTTCAAAGGTCAAAACCGGTGGGAGTTCTGTGAACCAGTGCTGGAAAACAGCAAAAATTTGCATATAAGAACACTAATGTCAAACTTCTCATTTATCAATAATAGTCAAGTGAGAAACAAGtgaataaaatgtctttaaatgaattttaattgatCTGATATCAAGTTTTTTCAAAAATCTGTCTGTAGTAGTCTTTTAACCCCAACATGATCCATGAGAGACCTATCCATGTGACCCATCCCAGCTCCGCCCCCCATACTGACAGCTGGAATGAGCACTGGTGACCTGATCACATTCTAAGAGAGACACAGTGTGCTGGGCTTTCATTAACATCCCAGCCTGTTGGTGCCCAGAATAATGTACACCAGAGAATCTCCTTCTTTATTTGCACTCAGCTGAAGTAATTAGCAGGAAGCAGCTGCAAAGGGATCTGCCCAGGGCGGCACTGATGACTGAAAAGCCATTATGTAACATCTCGGTCAGAGgtcacatgtttttttttttcctttcaccTCAAAGATTGTGATTGGAGGGCCAACAGAAGGAATATGAGAACTATTTTAGGTGTTTGAGGGTATTGTGGCGCACTCGGGTGGAAAGAAAACGTCTCTACAAACCTCTTGCCCTGATTTGGCGGAGTTCTCGGCAGAATGCAAAGACTCGATCTCTCCTTCAATCATGGCTGCCTCTAAACACTCGTGCAGATCTTTGAAGCCATTAACCTGGAGAGGGTACTGCCCAAACATCTCAGTGTTCTCAAATTTCTTtcctgtgaacacacacacacactcacatcaTTGACTTTAAATACTCTCCGTAATGTGCACCGAATATTTATAATCTCTTATCTTATctatgtaatcactttatttagtGGGCATCATATGGATACACCACAGTGAAAGTACATCATGCACAAGGGAAAATAAACCAACAAACACGCAAATCTGCCGGAACCAGGCTAGGTTTAGGCCAGAAACATGTGGGCTATGGAATAACCACATGGTCCTGTTATACATACCaaacactttatatatataaagatggtgcactcatattgttatgaatgggagaaagtgcaacatgcaatatggcggaataagtcccgccttctaaataagagccaatcaccaACTGGTAAAGTCATCACGTCACTGCAGCTGACGCTAGAAGCTCAGACGTGCGCTTCCTATAGAGATGcacacttaggactgcgcatgcgcattagcttgatacagcctgaaaaatgcagttttttgtcatgattccagcatttagaaacaaaatttatgagacagctgttgtcagatttcactggtgatttcaaatatgaaatttaatcgaaagcctGGCGAatagctttggagaatttgatgtttccccattcaaagagatagaagCTGCACTTACATGCCCGACAGGCGTTtctggccgccgagtgaaatgacttgtcttaaagggagtTTGTACATACTTTACGTGAATTTTTCCACACTAGATTTACAGTAGATGTTTTATTGTTCAGGTAGCTACCTCAATATTTTGACAGTTTTACTAACTTGCTCAGCTTAAAATCTTGcatcatcataaaagtagtGGGCCTAAAATTGAACATAGAAGAAGGTTTACACTAATGCTTGCAAGAATGCCCCTTGTGGCAATTCTGAGAATGAAATGAGTGCTTGAGTTGCATTATGAATTGCATTCTGAAACATTtcgtaatgcaacaacatgcaAAATTGAGACAGCAGAGCTACATGAATCATTTGCATTAATGTACTTGCGCAGAATATGTTTATGGCCTTACATTCACTCGCACATACAAATACTgatcaaacgtttggggtcggtaagattttataattttcttgaaagaagtctcttatgctcaccaaggctgcatttatttgatcaaaaatacattaaaaaagcaatattctgaaatattattacaatttaaaactgttttctattttaatatattttttcaatattacATGATccttattctaatatgctgatttgctgctcaagaaacttttcttattatcaatgttgaaaactgttgtgctgttAATCTTTTGGTGGAAATTGTGATACtaacaattaaaatttaaaattctttgatgaatagaaagctaaaaagatttatttaaaaaaaaaaaaaaaaaaaaaaaaaaaacttttgtaacattataaatgtctttactgtcaatttaatgcaatttagGTAGTGTACTTATTAATGGACTCTAATTATAAACACTACACACTCCTAACACtaaacatttgcattttaaacaagaaatctgatttttttttttttatgaggtTTTACTAGATTTACaatgatattttgaataatttggtgctcaaatgAGCAAAAGAACTGCACACGCAGGACATCTTAAGAAGGTAAAAAGGTCACCTAATAAACAGCTATGATCAGTGCTGTCATGTTTAATAAACCCAACACCACTCACACATCAATGACCATTACATCTTGGGTTCTCCACATCACATTAACACAAGGTCACTTTCATTAACTAGGGGAGAGGACTCATACAGCCGATGGATACTCACCCTCCAGGACGCCCACAGCTAGGAAACGTCCATAAAAAAGCTCAACCATAGGGTTCTTCGGCTTCTCTCCCTCCCTGTGTGGAACAAGAGCAAACATGGAGTTGCATGGGGCTGGAAATGTTCAGGACTAGAGGAGTCAGTGTCCTTTGGCTATAGGAGTCACACGGGGACTGTATTCAGCAGGTATTTAACGGTGCTAATTGAAGTCACGCAGGTTAATGTACCACATTAATCATCATTAATGCCTGTTCCAGCTGAATCTGTCATGTGGTCATACATCATTCTGAATGATATGAGCGAGGAACACGGAGTTACAGGATCTCACCTGTCCTCCTCTGCCTTTATCTGAAACGCGTCCTCCAGCCAGTCCAAGAGTTTATGGGTGAACTCGCTCACATCctgctgtaaaaacaaaacaattcaaaCCGTGAACAAACGTATTCAAGTTTTAACTGGTCTCAATTGGTcctagaaaataattttgccCATGTCTGTTCTCTTACCAAGTGCAAATGTGCCAAAAATGGGTCCAAACTAAGAACGATCACATGTACCATATTAATCAAAAGGTCAGGCTTATCTGTGATGCTGAGAGGGTATAAAACAGATTGACCCTTGACACAAATATTTAGAGCTCTATAAATAGGTCCCTATTTTTGTAGAATCTAGTTTTTCCCTAAAGCCCACTTATGATGTTAATCTATTTttcttgtaaaaatgtcacaatttCATGACCCATTTGCTGAACCTTAGAAAGAAAGAGACTGTTTTTGCTACTGTTTCTCTGAGACTTTAAGatgtactgtacctttaagactatatactgtatgtaaataaGTTCTGTTATTACTAGCTATCCTCTTTGCAAGTGATGTAAGTAATGACACACCAGTCAAATTGCTGAATACAGAATATGCATTAATATGTAAATGTCGGCAGGCatatgttaacatgttaattgtTTGGAAGTCAATACTGTGATGATGATTAAATGATTAGGTTTTATTGtacacttccattcaaaagcTTTGGATCAGTAcgatttttttctaaaaaaaaaagaaaaaaagaaaagaaaaagaaattactTATTCAGCAAGAAAGCATAAAAGACAGTTACAAAACATTTAgatctcaaataaatgctgttctttctattcatcaaagaatcctgaaaaaatttatcagtttccataaaaaaatattaagaagcacaacagttttcaacagtGATAATAATCATGTTTCATTAACAcactagaatgatttctgaaggatcatgtgacactgaagactagagtaatgatgctgaaaattcagctttgccatcataggaatacatgacattttaaaatatattcaaatagaaacagttattttaaagtgtaataatatttcacagtattactgtttctactgtacttttgatcaaataagcgCAGTCTTGGTTGGCATAagagactactttcaaaaacattacaaaatcttactgaccccaaatttcgCATTCTGAATGTTAGAGTATGTCTACACAGAAGCACTTTTGTTTACTTTAAAAGAGCAAGGAAAATCTTGTTTTCCATAATGTGTCTTTTAGTGCCTTACCTGCTGAGACTCACTGGACTTGAAGGCGTCCTTAAGGATCTCCACGGCTCTGGACGGGTCCACATACTTCCGCTTGGATCCCACCAACAAGGAAAAGAGGCGCCTCAGCTCCTGCATGAAGGGCAGGTTCCTGTGCTCCTGTGAGAATGGAGAACATATTCTTAATGGCATACAGAACAGTGTTCCTGCAGCTCAAACAGCAGAGCATAACACTAGCAAAGcgaaggtcatgggtttgattcccaaaGAATACACAACTGATAAAATGTCcgctaaatgcataaaatgttaACTTTACACTGATTATGGCATGATTGcaaattattaaagggatagttcacccaaaaatcaggacgttccaaacctgtaagacttttgttcatcttaggaacacaaattaagatctttttaatgaaatctgagagctttctgtccctccatagacagctacataaTTActactttgacgcttcaaaaagttcataaagagattgaaAAACTAacccatatgaattgagcagtttggtccaaattttctgaagagactcgattgctttatatgatgaacagacttttattcacataaacattcatcaaattacaaagcagttgtggtaaacggaagctcaagcatgtttgcattatatgtgaataaaagcctaaattaaatctgttgatcatataaagtgatcaagtctctttttgaagcgttaaagtctcagttgcgtagctgtcaatggagggacagaaagctctcagatttcattaaaaagaccttcatttgtgttccgaaaatgaatgaaagtcttacaagtttggaacaacatgagggtgagtaaatgaaactttttttaggtgaactatcccttttaagtGAATTTGAATGATAAGAGTTGATTAGTTAGGTCTGTCTGCTATCAGTTATGGAGATCCTTGCCTTAAAAACATCTCAATGCCACACAGGGGTCAGAAACCTTCACCTGTTCACATCATCAGGATTTTCTTTCTCCGTcttaaataataatagattAAAGTCTAGAAAGAGCTTCTCTACTGACCCAGCAGATGAAAAGTAAAAGCAATAAGGAGAGAGAAAAGAATGAATCCAGGGCTCTGTGGTCTTCTATCAGTGGATGAGGTTAAGCTCAGATTAGCGGCCATGTCTGCTGACCCCGTTCGCAGACTCAGGGTCCTCAGAGAAAGACCCGAAGACAGCAATCACACAGACAGCAGTTGGCCTACTGAGCCAGACACTGTCCACTACTTTTTCCACTTTAAAACGCAGTCTGGAACAGCTCGTGTGACAGTTTAACAGCTAGAACACAGGGACTTTGATAAAGCACTTCCTCTGCTTCACCTCCTCTGGTCACAGGCCAGTCAGATGGGTGAAAATCACTGCTCGCAACAGCACGATAATGTCACAGCATGCAACTGAGGCTTTCAAACCAGGTCAAGCAAGGTCACAGTTGCTGGAAGTGTGTCTCGGTGAGAAATGGAAGCTCTTATGGCATGCGAGTTGTTGTTAACCACGGTGGACATGGGTACCAGGCGGCAATCTCACCTTCTGATTGCGGGGCAAGTCCTGCATCCGTGCAGGGGGGGAATAATGTAACACCAGCCTCTGGAACTCCAGCAGGTTAAAAAGAGACTGAAAAATATagataaaaaagataaatatcAGTGTTTGAAAATAGTGTGTTCCAGCACTGAATGTCAGCACAACCTTGTGATGACACAAAAAGACTGCACATTTTTCCCACAAACACATTTGGCGTTTTTCTCATGCTTAGTCGAAGTGTCACTACAGTATCATTGTGTGAATGACTGACGCATTGTTTTTAGTGACAGATTCACACATTTTGAGTCTCCTT
The DNA window shown above is from Ctenopharyngodon idella isolate HZGC_01 chromosome 10, HZGC01, whole genome shotgun sequence and carries:
- the usp25 gene encoding ubiquitin carboxyl-terminal hydrolase 25 isoform X1 — its product is MTVEQNVLQQHSQKHQQTLLNQLREVTGTTDVQLLQQALQVSNGDLAEAVAFLTEKNAKVPQQDEATYYQTAQITNDRYISVGSQADTNVIDLTGDDKDDLQRAIALSLEESNRAFRETGITDEEQAISRVLEASIAENKASLKRTHTEVWSDSPNPHDRKRMENCPVGLKNVGNTCWFSAVIQSLFNLLEFQRLVLHYSPPARMQDLPRNQKEHRNLPFMQELRRLFSLLVGSKRKYVDPSRAVEILKDAFKSSESQQQDVSEFTHKLLDWLEDAFQIKAEEDREGEKPKNPMVELFYGRFLAVGVLEGKKFENTEMFGQYPLQVNGFKDLHECLEAAMIEGEIESLHSAENSAKSGQEHWFTELPPVLTFELSRFEFNQALGRPEKIHNKLEFPSMLYMDRYMDRNRDITRIKREEIRRLKEHLTVLQQRLERYLSYGSGPKRFPLADVLQYAMEFASSKPVCTSPVEDIDTTAPPGGMTAQLPPPASTGDQPDASVSPEGSCSGMQAQQQQQQQQQRVSIHKPFTQSRVPPDLPMHPAPRHITEEELRVLEGCLHRWRSEVENDTRDLQASISRIHRTIELMYSDKSMMQVPYRLHAVLVHEGQANAGHYWAYIYDPHHRQWMKYNDISVTKSSWEELVRDSFGGYRNASAYCLMYIDDKKPFLIEEEFDKETGQMLSGLDKLPPDLKEYVEADNKLFQKEMEEWDALQARKLQQEKLALAAAAASVAAQPMSTEPCPPDNTAPQHDPEYMEQQSPTGDSKHLQEDTERAISKAAAEHDEKSPEALLNTSQSSHPDSEVTSDPCPPPDPEQDDSASPPAPQRVVEVAIPNVGTFVIQSKEGGYDDEAMMTPNMQGVIMAIGKSRSVYDKCGPEAAFFKAMKVEYTRLLRFAQEDTPPERDYRLQHVIVYFIHNQAPKKILERTLLMQFADRNLGFDERCKSIMKVARAKLELIKPDEVNMEEYEMWHRDYRNFRETTVFLLIGLELFLKKSYVEALLYLIYAYQYNKELLAKGPYRGHDEELIAHYRRECLLKLNEHAAALFETGEETEVNSGLSIMNELVVACIPLLLVDEMEEKDMVAVEDMRNRWCSYLGQEMEPNLQEKLTDFLPKLLDCSTEIKSFHDPPKLPSYSTLELCERYGRVMTSLTLSRTPADGR